One Rhizoctonia solani chromosome 1, complete sequence DNA window includes the following coding sequences:
- a CDS encoding Fungal Zn(2)-Cys(6) binuclear cluster domain: protein MPSSSTPYAKTVQVGRSRSDVSLMRDKNGCITCRVRQKKCSGIEIGQTSCGDCLRLNIQCLGVTHNRPDWLRNPEALKETKYRIKHYLTEHPVPRGRGPTPKRPHLDFYDLIEKYSPRIPTTEECHQYVKLDQLQPMSPESPSTNYPGGYLSVPTSHYGSPTSSSPSSSYTAMPSTPTNLSDDLFASTDMCNYAGGIMTPELFYTQQQGISYHDAYVPLNSTFEQSVSPTASQTSTGGSPYRLNYAPPESLFLTSISPNSQYHQYTHNHLSGQTSPSARRQ from the exons ATGCCCTCGTCCTCGACACCATACGCCAAGACCGTACAAGTTGGCCGGTCCAGGTCTGACGTTTCCCTTATGAGGGACAAGAACGGTTGCATTACTTGCCGCGTTCGCCAGAAG AAATGCAGTGGTATCGAGATCGGTCAAACAAGCTGTGGAGACTGCTTGCGACTCAACATTCAGTGCCTTGGTGTCACTCACAATCGACCTGACTGGTTGCGCAAT CCTGAGGCTCTCAAGGAGACCAAATACCGCATCAAG CACTACCTAACTGAGCATCCTGTTCCACGGGGTCGCGGTCCAACTCCAAAGCGTCCCCATTTGGATTTTTATGACTTGATTGAAAAGTACTCTCCGCGCATCCCAACTACAG AGGAGTGCCATCAATATGTGAAGCTCGACCAACTCCAGCCGATGTCACCCGAGTCACCGTCAACAAATTACCCAGGCGGATATCTTTCAGTCCCGACCAGCCACTATGGGTCACCGACTTCATCGTCTCCCTCCTCTTCTTATACGGCAATGCCTAGTACGCCAACGAATCTCAGCGACGATTTGTTTGCGTCAACCGATATGTGCAACTATGCAGGTGGAATAATGACTCCCGAACTGTTCTACACCCAACAACAGG GGATTTCCTACCACGATGCATACGTGCCTTTGAACTCAACCTTCGAGCAATCAGTATCTCCAACCGCTAGCCAAACTTCCACTGGTGGCAGTCCCTATCGCCTTAACTATGCGCCCCCGGAATCTTTGTTTCTCACCAGCATTAGCCCCAACTCTCAGTATCACCAGTACACCCACAACCACCTATCTGGACAGACAAGTCCCAGTGCGCGGCGCCAGTGA
- a CDS encoding ATP synthase alpha/beta family, translating to MLTSRGVARLSSRALKVRRANNALLSTAALTRTTLPTLAAAPRAAPKPQQAPSQAARTYATESKQTIGTVKTVIGAVVDVQFESENLPPILNALEVQDFHGGRLVLEVASHLGENSVRTIAMDGTEGLVRGQKVIDTGAPITIPVGAGTLGRIMNVIGEPIDERGPIKASKRSPIHADPPAFVEQSTTAEVLETGIKVVDLLAPYARGGKIGLFGGAGVGKTVLIQELINNVAKAHGGFSIFCGVGERTREGNDLYHEMIETGVINLQGDSKVALVFGQMNEPPGARARVALTGLTIAEYFRDEEGQDVLLFIDNIFRFTQAGSEVSALLGRIPSAVGYQPTLSTDMGAMQERITTTKKGSITSVQAVYVPADDLTDPAPATTFAHLDATTVLSRGIAELGIYPAVDPLDSKSRMLDPRIVGQEHYEVATATQKILQDYKSLQDIIAILGMDELSEEDKLTVERARKIQRFMSQPFQVAQVFTGTEGKLVSLKDTVRSFKEILAGNHDSLPEAAFYMTGTIEDVKAKAEQLAKDMGSSA from the exons ATGTTGACCTCGCGCGGTGTTGCTCGTCTGTCGAGCAGGGCTCTCAAGGTCCGTAGGGCGAACAACGCCCTCCTTTCTACCGCTGCCCTCACCCGCACCACTCTCCCGACGCTCGCCGCAGCTCCCCGTGCAGCCCCTAAGCCCCAACAGGCTCCTTCTCAAGCTG CCCGCACCTATGCTACCGAGTCCAAGCAGACGATCGGTACTGTCAAGACGGTCATCGGTGCCGTCGTCGATGTGCAATTTGAATCAGAGAACCTGCCTCCGATTCTGAACGCGCTCGAGGTCCAGGATTTCCATGGTGGCCGCCTTGTGCTTGAAGTCGCTTCCCATTTGGGTGAGAACTCGGTCCGTACAATTGCTATGGATGGTACCGAGGGTCTCGTTCGTGGCCAAAAGGTTATCGACACTGGTGCTCCTATTACCATCCCCGTCGGTGCTGGAACCCTCGGTCGTATCATGAACGTCATTGGAGAGCCGATCGACGAGCGTGGCCCCATCAAGGCCTCCAAGCGTAGCCCGATCCATGCCGATCCTCCAGCATTCGTCGAGCAGTCGACTACTGCCGAAGTTCTTGAGACCGGTATCAAGGTCGTCGATCTCCTTGCCCCTTACGCTCGTGGTGGAAAGATTGGTCTCTTCGGCGGTGCCGGTGTCGGAAAGACTGTCTTGATTCAGGAGCTCATCAACAACGTCGCCAAGGCTCATGGTGGTTTCTCTATCTTCTGTGGTGTCGGTGAACGTACCCGTGAGGGCAACGATCTTTACCATGAAATGATCGAAACTGGTGTCATCAACCTCCAGGGTGACTCCAAGGTCGCTCTCGTGTTCGGTCAGATGAACGAGCCCCCTGGTGCCCGTG CTCGTGTCGCACTCACTGGTCTCACCATTGCCGAGTACTTCCGTGACGAGGAAGGCCAGGATGTGTTGCTCTTCATTGACAACATCTTCCGTTTCACCCAGGCTGGTTCTGAAGTGTCTGCGTTGCTTGGTCGTATTCCATCTGCCGTCGGTTATCAACCTACTCTCTCCACGGACATGGGTGCCAT GCAAGAGCGtatcaccaccaccaagAAGGGCTCCATTACTTCCGTACAGGCCGTGTATGTCCCTGCCGATGATTTGACCGATCCCGCCCCTGCTACGACCTTCGCTCACTTGGACGCCACCACTGTGTTGTCTCGTGGTATTGCCGAACTCGGTATCTATCCTGCCGTCGATCCTCTCGACTCCAAGTCTCGTATGTTGGACCCCCGTATCGTCGGACAGGAGCACTACGAGGTTGCAACTGCGACCCAAAAGATTCTCCAGGACTACAAGTCTCTCCAGGATATCATTGCTATTCTGGGTATGGACGAGTTGTCTGAAGAAGACAAGCTTACTGTCGAGCGTGCTCGCAAGATCCAG CGTTTCATGTCCCAGCCCTTCCAAGTCGCTCAGGTCTTCACTGGTACTGAGGGAAAGCTCGTCTCTCTCAAGGACACCGTTCGCTCCTTCAAGGAAATCCTTGCTGGCAACCATGATTCCCTCCCTGAGGCTGCGTTCTACATGACCGGCACCATTGAGGATGTCAAGGCCAAGGCCGAGCAGCTCGCCAAGGATATGGGCTCTTCCGCATAA
- a CDS encoding Fungal Zn(2)-Cys(6) binuclear cluster domain — MSAQNTTKRHARTRRGCLTCRIRKKKCDCTRPSCTKCERLHVQCLGYASDRPDWLKGENAKEYTQAIKCFLSEYPPAKAYDDPVPYLVLKPTAEVEQALARDPNRFNPVCFDPDNATLKRWLPAPPAPSSSPKAAFSNPSTEIMGASSSFTPRGYQPPSNNFSSPYPAPTPSPQTPYTLPAHSVYEAPADPIWSYTQPVADPYFYSGLFSTTQPGYGSLMSQGIATSDYYGQQDGHAVHYVSGPRCLPELDVQDKI; from the exons ATGTCCGCACAAAACACGACCAAACGTCATGCACGCACGCGGCGAGGGTGCTTGACCTGCCGGATTCGAAAAAAG AAGTGCGACTGTACCCGCCCATCATGTACCAAATGCGAACGTCTTCACGTCCAGTGCCTAGGCTACGCGTCTGACAGACCAGACTGGCTCAAG GGGGAGAATGCCAAGGAGTACACCCAGGCGATCAAATGTTTTCTCTCTGAATATCCACCGGCCAAGGCCTATGACGACCCGGTCCCTTACCTAGTCTTGAAGCCCACTGCCGAGGTCGAGCAGGCATTAGCAAGAGATCCCAACCGTTTCAACCCTGTGTGCTTCGATCCCGACAACGCGACAC TCAAACGGTGGCTTCCAGCGCCACCAGCTCCTAGCTCATCTCCCAAGGCTGCTTTCTCTAACCCCTCGACCGAAATTATGGGGGCTTCAAGCTCCTTTACCCCCCGAGGGTACCAGCCGCCCAGCAATAATTTCTCGTCTCCTTATCCGGCTCCCACACCCAGCCCCCAAACTCCATACA CCCTTCCAGCACACTCTGTATACGAGGCCCCTGCTGACCCAATTTGGTCATACACCCAGCCAGTTGCGGACCCGTACTTTTACTCTGGGTTATTCTCGACGACCCAACCGGGTTACGGCTCTTTGATGAGTCAGGGAATAGCTACCTCCGATTATTACGGCCAACAAGATGGCCATGCCGTTCATTACGTTTCTGGACCCA GATGCTTACCCGAGCTCGACGTGCAAGACAAGATATGA